A window of the Brassica oleracea var. oleracea cultivar TO1000 chromosome C1, BOL, whole genome shotgun sequence genome harbors these coding sequences:
- the LOC106298317 gene encoding monothiol glutaredoxin-S10-like, whose product MDVVARLASQSAVVIFSKSTCCMSHAIKRLFYEQGVSPAIVEIDQEMYGKDIEWSLARLGCSPPVPAVFVGGKFVGTANTVMTLHLDGSLKRLLKEAGALWL is encoded by the coding sequence ATGGATGTGGTAGCAAGACTAGCGTCACAAAGTGCAGTGGTGATATTTAGCAAGAGTACGTGCTGCATGTCTCATGCAATTAAACGGTTGTTTTATGAGCAAGGAGTAAGCCCTGCGATTGTGGAGATCGATCAAGAAATGTACGGTAAAGATATCGAATGGTCTTTGGCCCGGTTAGGATGCAGCCCTCCAGTTCCCGCAGTGTTTGTCGGAGGGAAATTCGTTGGTACGGCTAATACCGTCATGACTCTTCATCTTGATGGGTCATTGAAAAGGTTGCTCAAGGAAGCTGGTGCCTTGTGGCTTTAG